A window from Eubalaena glacialis isolate mEubGla1 chromosome 1, mEubGla1.1.hap2.+ XY, whole genome shotgun sequence encodes these proteins:
- the PTPN18 gene encoding tyrosine-protein phosphatase non-receptor type 18 isoform X1 — MSRSLDAARSFLEQLEARGGREGAVLAGEFSDIRARSASWKTDSVGSTEAGSRPENVRKNRYKDVLPSVCKCTSMGSLLDDQTRVILSLLQEEGHGDYINGNFIRGTDGSQAYIATQGPLPHTLLDFWRLIWEFGVKVILMACREMENGRKKCERYWAQEQEPLQIGLFCITLTRETWLNADITLRTLQVTFQKESRSVYQLQYMSWPDRGVPSNPDHMLAMVEEARRLQGSGPSPLCVHCSAGCGRTGVLCTVDYVRQLLLTQMIPPNFSLFNVVLEIRRQRPAAIQTEEQYRFLYHTVAQMFLSALQNASPRYQNLKENCAPLYDDAFSLRTSHTLPAIARPSGGVLRSISVPGPPGLAMADTYAVVQKRAAPAGTGAGAGARARGAEETPLYSQVTPRARRPQAHAEDGREPLPGRVPVDQSPAGPGAYEDVVDGAQTGGLGFNLRIGRPKGPRDPPAEWTRV, encoded by the exons ATGAGCCGCAGCTTGGACGCGGCGCGGAGCTTCTTGGAGCAACTGGAGGCACGGGGCGGCCGGGAGGGGGCGGTCCTCGCCGGCGAGTTCAGC GACATCCGGGCCCGCTCAGCCTCCTGGAAGACAGACAGCGTGGGTTCCACTGAGGCCGGCAGTCGACCAGAAAACGTGAGGAAGAACCGCTACAAAGATGTGCTGCCAT CAGTCTGCAAGTGCACCTCGATGGGATCCCTGCTAG ACGATCAGACACGAGTGATCCtttccctgctccaggaagagggACATGGAGACTACATCAATGGCAACTTCATCAGG GGCACAGATGGAAGCCAGGCCTACATCGCCACGCAAGGACCCCTGCCTCACACCTTGCTAGACTTCTGGCGCCTGatctgggagtttggggtcaag GTGATCCTGATGGCCTGTCGGGAGATGGAAAATGGGCGG AAAAAGTGTGAGCGTTATTGGGCCCAAGAACAGGAGCCACTGCAGATTGGGCTTTTCTGCATCACTCTG ACAAGGGAGACATGGCTGAATGCAGACATCACGCTCAGGACCCTTCAGGTCACCTTCCAGAAG GAATCCCGCTCTGTGTACCAGCTGCAGTATATGTCCTGGCCAGACAGAGGGGTCCCTAGCAATCCTGACCACATGCTCGCCATGGTGGAGGAAGCCCGGCGCCTCCAGGGATCTGGCCCCAGCCCCCTCTGTGTCCACTGCAG CGCGGGCTGTGGGCGAACAGGTGTCCTGTGCACCGTGGATTATGTGAGACAGTTGCTCCTGACCCAG ATGATCCCACCTAACTTCAGCCTCTTCAATGTGGTCCTCGAGATTCGGAGGCAGCGGCCTGCAGCCATACAGACAGAG gAGCAGTACAGGTTCCTGTACCACACAGTGGCTCAGATGTTCCTCTCAGCGCTCCAAAATGCCAGCCCTCGCTACCAGAACCTCAAGGAG AATTGTGCCCCACTCTACGATGATGCCTTCTCCCTCCGGACTTCCCACACCCTTCCTGCCATAGCCCGCCCATCCGGCGGGGTCCTCAG GAGCATCTCGGTGCCCGGGCCCCCGGGCCTCGCCATGGCCGACACGTACGCTGTGGTGCAGAAGCGCGCGGCCCCCGCGGGCACCGGGGCAGGGGCGGGCGCGCGGGCGCGCGGCGCGGAGGAGACGCCCCTCTACAGCCAGGTGACGCCGCGCGCCCGGCGGCCCCAGGCGCACGCGGAGGACGGGCGCGAGCCGCTGCCCGGCCGCG TTCCTGTTGACCAAAGCCCAGCAGGGCCTGGCGCCTACGAGGACGTGGTAGATGGAGCTCAGACTGGTGGGCTAG GCTTCAACCTGCGCATTGGAAGGCCTAAAGGACCCCGGGACCCGCCTGCCGAGTGGACCCGCGTGTGA
- the PTPN18 gene encoding tyrosine-protein phosphatase non-receptor type 18 isoform X2: MSRSLDAARSFLEQLEARGGREGAVLAGEFSDIRARSASWKTDSVGSTEAGSRPENVRKNRYKDVLPYDQTRVILSLLQEEGHGDYINGNFIRGTDGSQAYIATQGPLPHTLLDFWRLIWEFGVKVILMACREMENGRKKCERYWAQEQEPLQIGLFCITLTRETWLNADITLRTLQVTFQKESRSVYQLQYMSWPDRGVPSNPDHMLAMVEEARRLQGSGPSPLCVHCSAGCGRTGVLCTVDYVRQLLLTQMIPPNFSLFNVVLEIRRQRPAAIQTEEQYRFLYHTVAQMFLSALQNASPRYQNLKENCAPLYDDAFSLRTSHTLPAIARPSGGVLRSISVPGPPGLAMADTYAVVQKRAAPAGTGAGAGARARGAEETPLYSQVTPRARRPQAHAEDGREPLPGRVPVDQSPAGPGAYEDVVDGAQTGGLGFNLRIGRPKGPRDPPAEWTRV; encoded by the exons ATGAGCCGCAGCTTGGACGCGGCGCGGAGCTTCTTGGAGCAACTGGAGGCACGGGGCGGCCGGGAGGGGGCGGTCCTCGCCGGCGAGTTCAGC GACATCCGGGCCCGCTCAGCCTCCTGGAAGACAGACAGCGTGGGTTCCACTGAGGCCGGCAGTCGACCAGAAAACGTGAGGAAGAACCGCTACAAAGATGTGCTGCCAT ACGATCAGACACGAGTGATCCtttccctgctccaggaagagggACATGGAGACTACATCAATGGCAACTTCATCAGG GGCACAGATGGAAGCCAGGCCTACATCGCCACGCAAGGACCCCTGCCTCACACCTTGCTAGACTTCTGGCGCCTGatctgggagtttggggtcaag GTGATCCTGATGGCCTGTCGGGAGATGGAAAATGGGCGG AAAAAGTGTGAGCGTTATTGGGCCCAAGAACAGGAGCCACTGCAGATTGGGCTTTTCTGCATCACTCTG ACAAGGGAGACATGGCTGAATGCAGACATCACGCTCAGGACCCTTCAGGTCACCTTCCAGAAG GAATCCCGCTCTGTGTACCAGCTGCAGTATATGTCCTGGCCAGACAGAGGGGTCCCTAGCAATCCTGACCACATGCTCGCCATGGTGGAGGAAGCCCGGCGCCTCCAGGGATCTGGCCCCAGCCCCCTCTGTGTCCACTGCAG CGCGGGCTGTGGGCGAACAGGTGTCCTGTGCACCGTGGATTATGTGAGACAGTTGCTCCTGACCCAG ATGATCCCACCTAACTTCAGCCTCTTCAATGTGGTCCTCGAGATTCGGAGGCAGCGGCCTGCAGCCATACAGACAGAG gAGCAGTACAGGTTCCTGTACCACACAGTGGCTCAGATGTTCCTCTCAGCGCTCCAAAATGCCAGCCCTCGCTACCAGAACCTCAAGGAG AATTGTGCCCCACTCTACGATGATGCCTTCTCCCTCCGGACTTCCCACACCCTTCCTGCCATAGCCCGCCCATCCGGCGGGGTCCTCAG GAGCATCTCGGTGCCCGGGCCCCCGGGCCTCGCCATGGCCGACACGTACGCTGTGGTGCAGAAGCGCGCGGCCCCCGCGGGCACCGGGGCAGGGGCGGGCGCGCGGGCGCGCGGCGCGGAGGAGACGCCCCTCTACAGCCAGGTGACGCCGCGCGCCCGGCGGCCCCAGGCGCACGCGGAGGACGGGCGCGAGCCGCTGCCCGGCCGCG TTCCTGTTGACCAAAGCCCAGCAGGGCCTGGCGCCTACGAGGACGTGGTAGATGGAGCTCAGACTGGTGGGCTAG GCTTCAACCTGCGCATTGGAAGGCCTAAAGGACCCCGGGACCCGCCTGCCGAGTGGACCCGCGTGTGA
- the PTPN18 gene encoding tyrosine-protein phosphatase non-receptor type 18 isoform X3: MCCHKKCERYWAQEQEPLQIGLFCITLTRETWLNADITLRTLQVTFQKESRSVYQLQYMSWPDRGVPSNPDHMLAMVEEARRLQGSGPSPLCVHCSAGCGRTGVLCTVDYVRQLLLTQMIPPNFSLFNVVLEIRRQRPAAIQTEEQYRFLYHTVAQMFLSALQNASPRYQNLKENCAPLYDDAFSLRTSHTLPAIARPSGGVLRSISVPGPPGLAMADTYAVVQKRAAPAGTGAGAGARARGAEETPLYSQVTPRARRPQAHAEDGREPLPGRVPVDQSPAGPGAYEDVVDGAQTGGLGFNLRIGRPKGPRDPPAEWTRV; this comes from the exons ATGTGCTGCCAT AAAAAGTGTGAGCGTTATTGGGCCCAAGAACAGGAGCCACTGCAGATTGGGCTTTTCTGCATCACTCTG ACAAGGGAGACATGGCTGAATGCAGACATCACGCTCAGGACCCTTCAGGTCACCTTCCAGAAG GAATCCCGCTCTGTGTACCAGCTGCAGTATATGTCCTGGCCAGACAGAGGGGTCCCTAGCAATCCTGACCACATGCTCGCCATGGTGGAGGAAGCCCGGCGCCTCCAGGGATCTGGCCCCAGCCCCCTCTGTGTCCACTGCAG CGCGGGCTGTGGGCGAACAGGTGTCCTGTGCACCGTGGATTATGTGAGACAGTTGCTCCTGACCCAG ATGATCCCACCTAACTTCAGCCTCTTCAATGTGGTCCTCGAGATTCGGAGGCAGCGGCCTGCAGCCATACAGACAGAG gAGCAGTACAGGTTCCTGTACCACACAGTGGCTCAGATGTTCCTCTCAGCGCTCCAAAATGCCAGCCCTCGCTACCAGAACCTCAAGGAG AATTGTGCCCCACTCTACGATGATGCCTTCTCCCTCCGGACTTCCCACACCCTTCCTGCCATAGCCCGCCCATCCGGCGGGGTCCTCAG GAGCATCTCGGTGCCCGGGCCCCCGGGCCTCGCCATGGCCGACACGTACGCTGTGGTGCAGAAGCGCGCGGCCCCCGCGGGCACCGGGGCAGGGGCGGGCGCGCGGGCGCGCGGCGCGGAGGAGACGCCCCTCTACAGCCAGGTGACGCCGCGCGCCCGGCGGCCCCAGGCGCACGCGGAGGACGGGCGCGAGCCGCTGCCCGGCCGCG TTCCTGTTGACCAAAGCCCAGCAGGGCCTGGCGCCTACGAGGACGTGGTAGATGGAGCTCAGACTGGTGGGCTAG GCTTCAACCTGCGCATTGGAAGGCCTAAAGGACCCCGGGACCCGCCTGCCGAGTGGACCCGCGTGTGA